Within the Paenibacillus sp. AN1007 genome, the region TCTAAATACAAGCTATAACGTAAAACCCTTCTCTACTTTCGACTGAAAGGAGAAGGGTTTTTGCATAGATGTTAATTGTTATTAACTATCCTATAAGGTTGAACGATGCCCTGGTTTATACCTTGGCGAACTGCTGCATGATGGCTGCCGCAGCACGCTGATAACCACCAGCTTGTCTCAGCGATTCACCGATCAGATGCGCTTTCTCTTGGTAAACAGGATTGTGCAGCACCTCCTTGACTGCCTCACGTAAACGGGATGCGTTCAAGGTGTGGTGATTCAGCACGAGTCCTGCTCCCAGTTCTTTTACACGACCTGCAACGAATGGCTGATCGGAAGTCATAGGAATCATGACAAGCGGAACATCGAAGTATAAAGCCTCACTTACGCTGTTCATACCTGCATGGGTCACAAAAACGTCGGTATGCTGCAGCAGTTCAATCTGTGCAACGTAAGGTTTCACAATGAAGTTATCCGGGATCAGGTCTAGTAGAGATTCCATGTCTGTGTATTTGCCAGAAGATAACACAACGTTGATGGGAAGTTCTTTAAATGCATCAAAGCACAGCTTGTAAAATTCCAGGTTTTTATTCAATATCGTTCCCATGGAGATGTACACGGTTTGGCTATGACGTTCGCGAAGTATATCAAACGGAAATTCCGGAGCATCCTGGCGTGAAATTATGGAAGGTCCTGTGAACAGATAATCGTCATGCAGTTCATCGGCACGCGGCTGAAAATAACGGCTGGTGTATACGATCTTTAATTGCCCTATATGTGCCACCATGTCTTCCACAGCAGGCAGACTGACTTGATGCTCGGCT harbors:
- a CDS encoding macrolide family glycosyltransferase; its protein translation is MARVLAVITPAEGHVNPSLGLITELVKLGEEVVYVCVEEYRSRVEQTGAKVLTYPFLQDAFSHDPILKPFEYRHPYEFIHMIVCGMIPRMIPEILRVIEGQTFDYLIYDSLMGWGGSILAEKLGIPAVCTTASFASVEPLNSSEDDVDTQEMYEAIMNTAREIAAEHQVSLPAVEDMVAHIGQLKIVYTSRYFQPRADELHDDYLFTGPSIISRQDAPEFPFDILRERHSQTVYISMGTILNKNLEFYKLCFDAFKELPINVVLSSGKYTDMESLLDLIPDNFIVKPYVAQIELLQHTDVFVTHAGMNSVSEALYFDVPLVMIPMTSDQPFVAGRVKELGAGLVLNHHTLNASRLREAVKEVLHNPVYQEKAHLIGESLRQAGGYQRAAAAIMQQFAKV